TGTGTTTCCCACCCCGGGTCTTGAGGAGCACGCCGTCGGCTTCAAGACCATTGAGGAGGCGGACTATGTCCGCAACACCATGCTGAACAACGTTGCTTTGGCGGCAGCTACATCGGACCCGGAAGTACGACGGCGGGCGCTGACCTTCGTTTTCATTGGCGGCGGGTATACGGGAGTGGAGGCCATGGCCGAGCTGCACGACCTATCCAAGACGGCCATCAAGGACTACCCGGAGTTGGAGGAGAAGGACCTCACCTGGGTACTTGTCGAGGCATTGGACCGGGTTGCGCAGGAAGTTGGCCCGGAGCTCTCGGAATGGACTCTTCAGCGGCTGCGTGAGCGCGGCATCGATGTTCGGTTGAAGACCACCATGAAATCCTGCGAGGACTCGGTGGTGGAACTCAGCGACGGTGATAAGTTGCCGTCCGGGTTAATTGTCTGGACCGCCGGTGTCACACCGAACCCGGTGCTCGACAAGACCAATGTTCCTCGTGGTCCCAAGGGGCACGTCAACGCGAACACCAGAATGCAGGTGATCCGCGAGGACGAATCCGTGGTGGAAGGCACCTGGGCTGCCGGCGATAATGCCCAGATTCCCAATCTCACCGAGGAGAAGCAGCCCGCCTATTATCCACCGAATGCGCAGAACGCTGTCCGGCAGGCGAAGCTGCTTGCCCGAAACATTGCTGCGGCTGTGCGCGGCGAAGAGATTCGGGAGTATCGGCACAAGTCGCTCGGTGCTCTGGCCGAGTTCGGCGTGGGAAAAGGCGCTGCGAACATTCGTGGTCTGAAGCTCCGCGGGCTGCCGGCCTGGCTGGCACACCGGGCCTATCACGGCATGGCCCTGCCCACGTTCAACCGCAAATGGCGGGTCATCACTCGGTGGTTGACGGACGCCGTCGCCAAACCGAATGTCTCATCGTTGGCCGCGGTCGAGAATCCTCGTCGGGATTTCGTGGAAGGATTGCGGGAGCAGCGGGAACAACGGGAACGCCAGGATCGTGAGAAGAAGCAGGACGGTTGACGTACAACTGTTGACGCAAGAGGAAGGACCGTGGACATGCTGGTTTTGTTGATAGCTGGCATTGCCATTGCGTTGACGGCAATTGGTACAGCTGTTGCGGTTAACGCCGCTGCCTCGCGGCAGCATGGTGGGGACGCGATTTTTTGGTACGGGTTTGTCGGCGTCACGGCGCTGATCGCTGAAGTGGTGTGGCTTGCGGTCGCTGAGCCGTCGTTGGCTGCCTTAGGCGTCGTTTTTGCTGCTGCCTGGACAGGAGCAGCGAGCTGGTGGCTCGCAAGGACTTACCGGCGACGCCGGGTGGACCTACGTCAGTCACTGACCGATGCGCGTTGGCGAGAATTGGAAAAACGGCACGACGTCGTCGTTTCGCGATGGGCTGCCTACGAACTGGATCCGGCGTTGGCTATTGCCCACCCGGAGCTGACGGACGCGCGGGTACCGGAGGTCGCGGCTGTGATCCGGGCTCTCAAGCGGGCCACGCGGGCGCGGAACCGCCTGGCTGACCGCGGCGCGTACGCGCGGTCGGTGGAGGATCTCGAGGTCGCGTTCGACACTGCGGAGGGCGGGA
This region of Arthrobacter roseus genomic DNA includes:
- a CDS encoding NAD(P)/FAD-dependent oxidoreductase → MTSSGKTRVLILGGGYVGLYTAWGLQKQLGNVPLDITVLEPNPYMTYQPLLPEVAGGHVLSSDVAVNLRRTLKKCHVLRGELASLDCEARTAEALLMGGKRETLTYDHVVFALGAITRVFPTPGLEEHAVGFKTIEEADYVRNTMLNNVALAAATSDPEVRRRALTFVFIGGGYTGVEAMAELHDLSKTAIKDYPELEEKDLTWVLVEALDRVAQEVGPELSEWTLQRLRERGIDVRLKTTMKSCEDSVVELSDGDKLPSGLIVWTAGVTPNPVLDKTNVPRGPKGHVNANTRMQVIREDESVVEGTWAAGDNAQIPNLTEEKQPAYYPPNAQNAVRQAKLLARNIAAAVRGEEIREYRHKSLGALAEFGVGKGAANIRGLKLRGLPAWLAHRAYHGMALPTFNRKWRVITRWLTDAVAKPNVSSLAAVENPRRDFVEGLREQREQRERQDREKKQDG